The Bacillus sp. BGMRC 2118 genome contains a region encoding:
- a CDS encoding ABC transporter permease subunit: MKSFYYLLSNEFMKIFKRPGVWAFLVTLFVLDILLAIFVRQVFGHSGKMTFWEYMNISSRALLFVQLISIVYAGDIVSGEYTKGTIKFLLIRPFKRSKILLSKFVTILLLTMMFAILQFFFSFIASLALFNLYPSLLLCFRL; this comes from the coding sequence ATGAAATCATTTTATTATTTATTATCCAATGAGTTCATGAAAATTTTCAAGCGACCTGGAGTGTGGGCTTTTTTGGTGACACTGTTTGTGCTAGACATACTGCTTGCCATTTTTGTCAGACAAGTTTTTGGCCACTCGGGGAAAATGACATTTTGGGAATATATGAACATAAGCTCACGGGCACTTCTTTTTGTACAACTAATTAGCATTGTGTATGCAGGAGATATCGTATCTGGTGAGTATACAAAGGGAACAATTAAATTTTTATTAATACGTCCATTCAAACGTTCAAAAATATTGTTGTCAAAGTTCGTAACGATTCTTCTCCTTACAATGATGTTTGCGATTCTACAGTTTTTCTTCTCTTTTATTGCAAGCTTAGCATTGTTCAATTTATATCCATCATTGCTTTTATGCTTTCGGTTATAA
- a CDS encoding aromatic acid exporter family protein, translating into MKIGARILKTGIAIALSLYIAALLELPSPAFAGIAAAFAVQPSIYRSYQTLIEQIQANMIGAIFALAFVFLFSSNPLIIGFTVMLVIGITIKLKFETAIPLALVTVIAIMETPSDESIEFSLIRFGSIILGVLSAFLVNLVFLPPKYETKLYYKIVDTTEEIIKWIRINTRNASGHIELKEEIEKMKDNLTKLEDLFSFYKEEHNRFSKKKKQFAKTRKTVLFRQMLLTTNQAHDTLKRLHRVDNEIGLMPEDFQHLLRMELDTLSSAHEQLLLQFVGKIKSHIPIMEEKEHMQHSVLLQEYLKLYEIEDEELQIHVAELFPLVSMVLEYYSQLAHLEKLLDSFQTYHSDNEVKVEEKSEM; encoded by the coding sequence ATGAAAATTGGAGCTCGTATTTTAAAGACGGGAATTGCCATTGCTCTGTCTTTATATATTGCCGCTTTATTAGAATTACCCTCTCCTGCTTTTGCAGGAATTGCTGCAGCGTTTGCAGTACAACCATCAATTTACCGTTCTTACCAGACGTTAATTGAACAAATTCAAGCCAATATGATTGGGGCTATATTTGCCTTAGCTTTTGTCTTTTTGTTTTCTAGTAATCCGTTAATCATTGGATTTACAGTCATGCTTGTTATCGGGATTACGATTAAATTAAAATTTGAAACTGCGATTCCACTCGCTCTTGTTACAGTAATCGCGATAATGGAGACGCCTAGTGATGAGTCAATTGAGTTTTCTCTCATTCGGTTTGGATCCATTATACTTGGTGTATTGTCTGCCTTTCTTGTAAACTTGGTTTTCCTTCCGCCTAAATATGAAACGAAGCTATATTATAAAATTGTGGATACAACAGAAGAAATCATTAAATGGATTCGAATTAACACAAGAAATGCATCAGGACACATTGAATTAAAAGAAGAAATCGAAAAAATGAAGGACAATTTGACGAAGCTAGAGGACCTTTTCTCTTTCTATAAAGAGGAACATAATCGCTTTAGCAAGAAAAAGAAGCAGTTTGCAAAAACAAGGAAAACTGTATTGTTCAGACAAATGTTATTAACGACAAATCAGGCGCATGACACGTTAAAACGACTTCATCGTGTTGATAATGAAATTGGTCTTATGCCAGAAGACTTTCAACATTTATTGCGGATGGAGCTCGATACGCTCTCTTCTGCACATGAGCAGCTACTATTGCAATTTGTCGGGAAAATTAAGTCTCATATCCCAATAATGGAAGAAAAAGAGCATATGCAGCATTCAGTGCTTCTACAAGAGTACTTAAAATTGTACGAAATCGAGGATGAGGAACTGCAAATACATGTTGCAGAACTGTTTCCTCTAGTGTCAATGGTACTCGAATACTACAGTCAATTAGCTCACCTAGAAAAATTGTTAGATAGTTTCCAAACGTATCATTCTGATAACGAAGTAAAAGTAGAAGAAAAAAGTGAAATGTAA
- a CDS encoding glutamate synthase → MKSKWNPSSFQNYHLHEHDACGIVSVIEKQKVPTKVNIELCISALVKMNHRAGFTNGEGDGVGIHIDIPRELWKEKLSKNGIGAAVVHDEQFIVGHFFVDKKADQHKVKEHVKQLFKNENLSLLYESDNVTNSTALGPIASSQEPLFWQVALLPNNSIGNLEKLLFDLTIKIEEDEFIHVSSLSNYHAVYKVMGAGDILPKYYQDLSSPLVASTMTLGHNRYSTNTLSNFFRVQPFSVLGHNGEINTIAKFRDEAEMLGVPLTKGGSDSQDINRTIETLIARHHFTLFEAVDIIFPPIINEIKSYREHLQDLYTYVRESWGHFSQGPAGIISRYQDEAVFSLDSLGLRPLWQLETTDSYLFSSEPGIVPSSEFINDPKPLAPGEKVGLKYVNNQIKLFSYEDFQEEVYTRIQGKVDIKDYRLRLDAPVLEKNISVSTLSTVHNNQYSAFGWDREHIQLVEQMADKGAEPIRSLGHDAPLAAIDTSRRNLADFIKESVAVVTNPAIDRDRETEHFSTRTMLGKRPSLFRKEEKQLFLELSSPVLVEGNHGFALSEKILQPSYDQVVHTFHKEGLLYYLDVTFAKDETIESALARLSKEAFEAVQNGKSLLVLDDSSSHQNEKLWLDPLLVVSVIDQYLIEHQVRRDASILLRSGSVRSLHDLILTFGSGADVISPYLLFATVSAEELTPTQNLFESLNKGLEKVISTLGIHELRGYGRLFSSIGLHEKIADALRIVNFLGSESLSFDFDYLKQDAMERALDFADDQTRPGKTFHIFPRVWKAIGEVAKTGSYEEYRKKMTEQEDATPITIRHLTDFKKSDKSIPSDKVDISVGTHSLPFVISSMSFGSQNEIAFRAYAEAAERLNMVSLNGEGGEIKDMLGKYPNTRGQQVASGRFGVNAELLNSSNLLEIKIGQGAKPGEGGHLPGSKVTRKIAEARNATIGSDLISPSNNHDIYSIEDLSQMITELKTANDQAKVSVKVPVVPNIGTIAVGIAKAGADIITISGFDGGTGAARIHALQHVGLPVEIGVKAAHNALLEAGIRNNVEIWADGGIKSAADVVKVMLLGANRIGFGTLSMIAIGCTTCRGCHLDTCHVGIATQIESESQAKEHGLRRFVPRQLDLAVQGLTNLFTAFGEELKEITSSLGYTNLQDIVGRSDLLEQIKGENQLHLSELLKVLDVDQFTQKEAPVREQESQLALAVGAEYLDNNVSELTESREFSSVTSEQRVLGSRVSCHRVRGRLDGSYKKLPKVSLHYKDGSIPGNGLGAYNSEGIDIRVEGGSQDGIGKTSFGGNIYIVKAKGKDGNYYNGSVGKGFGYGAQKGQLFVQGSADARAGIRLSGADMIIGGRVTTRLREKEHGNVAVHANIKGFAFEYMTNGRGLVLGDPGPWICAGMTGGAVYLRQDSSVGLTKEKLTSRLAKGAKVTITHLSKKGLEDVHDLLTSYVQVLKDHEQWEEVIYIESLLQEPEKNFLQVVPVKEQADPAVSTE, encoded by the coding sequence ATGAAATCAAAATGGAATCCTAGCTCCTTTCAGAATTATCATTTACACGAACATGATGCATGTGGAATTGTGTCTGTTATTGAGAAACAGAAAGTTCCTACAAAAGTTAATATCGAGTTATGTATTTCTGCATTAGTCAAAATGAATCACCGTGCCGGTTTCACAAATGGAGAAGGTGATGGTGTCGGTATTCATATTGATATACCAAGAGAACTTTGGAAAGAAAAACTTTCTAAAAACGGTATAGGTGCCGCAGTTGTGCATGACGAGCAATTTATTGTTGGTCATTTTTTTGTGGACAAAAAAGCTGACCAACACAAAGTAAAAGAGCACGTAAAGCAGCTTTTTAAGAATGAGAACTTATCATTATTGTACGAGTCAGATAATGTGACTAACTCAACTGCATTAGGTCCTATTGCATCGTCTCAAGAACCATTATTTTGGCAAGTCGCATTACTTCCGAACAATTCAATTGGTAACTTAGAGAAGCTATTGTTTGATTTAACAATCAAAATTGAAGAGGATGAGTTTATTCATGTTTCTTCATTAAGCAATTACCATGCTGTTTACAAAGTAATGGGTGCTGGTGATATTTTACCAAAGTATTATCAAGACTTATCAAGTCCTCTTGTTGCTTCTACAATGACTCTTGGACATAACCGTTATTCCACGAATACGTTATCTAACTTTTTCCGTGTTCAGCCATTCAGTGTCCTTGGACATAATGGAGAAATCAATACCATTGCGAAGTTCCGTGATGAAGCAGAAATGCTTGGTGTTCCCTTAACAAAGGGTGGGAGTGATTCGCAAGATATTAATAGAACAATAGAAACATTGATAGCAAGACATCATTTCACATTATTTGAAGCAGTCGATATCATTTTCCCTCCGATCATTAATGAGATTAAATCATACCGAGAGCATCTACAAGATTTATATACGTATGTTAGAGAATCTTGGGGTCATTTTTCTCAAGGACCTGCAGGAATTATTTCTCGTTATCAAGATGAAGCTGTATTCAGCTTAGATTCACTAGGTTTACGTCCATTATGGCAGCTTGAGACAACTGACTCCTATTTGTTTAGCTCGGAGCCAGGAATTGTGCCTTCTTCAGAGTTTATTAATGATCCAAAACCACTAGCTCCTGGTGAGAAGGTTGGCTTAAAATATGTTAACAATCAGATCAAGCTATTTTCATATGAAGATTTTCAAGAGGAAGTATATACACGTATTCAAGGAAAAGTAGATATTAAGGATTATAGATTACGTTTAGACGCCCCTGTTCTTGAAAAAAACATATCTGTATCTACACTATCAACTGTTCATAACAATCAATATTCAGCATTTGGCTGGGATCGTGAGCATATTCAGCTCGTTGAACAGATGGCAGATAAAGGGGCAGAGCCTATCCGTTCTTTAGGTCATGACGCCCCGCTTGCAGCTATTGATACTAGTAGACGGAACTTAGCTGATTTTATTAAAGAAAGTGTCGCTGTCGTGACAAACCCTGCCATTGACCGTGACCGTGAAACAGAGCACTTCTCTACAAGAACAATGTTAGGAAAACGTCCTTCCCTTTTTCGTAAAGAAGAGAAGCAGTTATTTTTAGAGCTTTCTTCCCCTGTTTTAGTAGAAGGAAATCATGGGTTTGCTCTGAGTGAAAAGATACTTCAGCCTTCATATGACCAGGTTGTTCATACGTTTCATAAAGAAGGGCTACTCTATTATCTCGATGTTACCTTTGCAAAGGATGAGACAATTGAGAGTGCACTAGCCAGATTATCTAAAGAGGCATTTGAAGCTGTCCAAAATGGAAAATCTTTATTAGTGTTAGATGATAGTAGCTCCCACCAAAACGAAAAACTTTGGCTTGATCCACTTTTAGTTGTGTCAGTGATTGATCAATATTTAATTGAACATCAAGTAAGAAGAGATGCTTCGATTTTGTTACGTTCTGGCTCTGTCCGATCTTTGCATGATTTAATTTTAACGTTTGGGTCTGGTGCAGATGTGATTAGTCCGTATTTATTATTTGCTACTGTCAGTGCAGAGGAACTAACTCCTACACAAAACTTATTTGAATCATTAAATAAGGGACTTGAAAAAGTAATTTCTACTTTAGGTATTCATGAACTTCGCGGATATGGAAGATTGTTCTCTTCTATCGGTTTACATGAAAAAATAGCAGACGCCTTACGTATAGTGAACTTCCTTGGTTCAGAGTCTTTAAGTTTTGATTTCGACTACTTAAAACAGGATGCAATGGAGCGAGCTCTGGATTTTGCTGACGACCAAACACGACCTGGTAAGACATTTCATATTTTCCCACGTGTGTGGAAAGCCATTGGAGAAGTTGCCAAAACAGGCTCTTATGAAGAGTATCGTAAAAAAATGACTGAACAAGAGGATGCCACTCCCATCACGATCCGTCATTTAACTGATTTCAAAAAATCTGATAAGTCGATTCCCTCAGATAAGGTTGATATATCTGTTGGCACCCACAGCTTACCATTTGTAATAAGCTCAATGTCATTTGGATCCCAAAATGAAATTGCCTTCCGTGCTTATGCGGAGGCTGCTGAACGGTTGAATATGGTCAGCCTGAATGGTGAGGGCGGAGAAATTAAGGATATGTTAGGTAAATATCCGAATACACGTGGTCAACAAGTAGCATCAGGTCGATTTGGTGTAAACGCGGAGCTATTGAATTCCTCTAATCTGTTAGAAATTAAAATTGGCCAAGGAGCAAAGCCTGGTGAAGGTGGACACTTACCTGGTTCAAAAGTGACAAGGAAAATTGCTGAAGCAAGAAATGCAACAATCGGGTCAGACTTGATTTCTCCATCTAACAACCATGATATCTATTCAATTGAAGACTTATCTCAAATGATTACAGAGTTAAAAACAGCAAATGATCAAGCAAAAGTTTCTGTAAAAGTACCTGTTGTCCCAAATATCGGGACTATCGCAGTTGGGATCGCAAAAGCCGGTGCTGATATTATTACGATAAGTGGATTCGATGGAGGCACAGGTGCTGCACGTATTCATGCCTTGCAGCATGTGGGTCTTCCAGTTGAAATTGGAGTTAAAGCCGCTCACAATGCTTTACTTGAAGCAGGCATTCGAAATAATGTAGAAATATGGGCAGACGGCGGAATCAAAAGTGCTGCCGATGTTGTGAAGGTCATGCTGCTTGGCGCTAATCGTATTGGATTCGGAACACTGTCAATGATTGCGATTGGTTGCACAACATGTCGAGGTTGTCATTTGGATACCTGTCATGTCGGCATTGCCACACAAATTGAATCAGAATCCCAAGCAAAAGAACATGGATTACGTCGTTTCGTCCCAAGACAGCTGGATTTAGCTGTTCAAGGGTTAACTAATCTATTTACAGCATTCGGAGAAGAGTTGAAGGAAATTACATCTTCCCTTGGATATACAAATCTTCAAGACATTGTAGGCAGGTCTGACTTATTAGAACAGATAAAAGGTGAAAATCAGCTACATTTAAGTGAGTTATTAAAAGTACTTGATGTTGACCAATTTACTCAAAAAGAAGCGCCGGTACGCGAACAAGAATCACAACTAGCCTTAGCAGTTGGTGCTGAGTACTTAGACAACAATGTGAGTGAATTAACAGAGTCTAGGGAGTTCTCCTCTGTCACTTCTGAACAACGTGTACTTGGAAGTCGTGTATCTTGCCACAGGGTAAGAGGACGTTTAGACGGTTCCTATAAAAAGTTACCTAAAGTTTCTCTGCACTATAAGGACGGTTCAATACCTGGAAACGGACTTGGCGCATACAATAGTGAAGGAATTGATATTCGAGTTGAAGGCGGATCCCAAGATGGTATTGGTAAGACATCATTCGGTGGTAATATTTATATTGTAAAAGCCAAAGGTAAAGACGGTAACTATTACAATGGTTCTGTAGGTAAAGGCTTCGGATATGGAGCACAAAAGGGGCAATTATTCGTACAAGGAAGTGCCGATGCCCGTGCCGGTATCAGGCTGTCCGGTGCAGATATGATCATCGGTGGAAGAGTGACTACTCGCTTGCGCGAGAAGGAACATGGAAATGTCGCAGTTCACGCTAACATTAAAGGGTTTGCGTTTGAATATATGACAAACGGTCGTGGTCTTGTTCTCGGTGACCCTGGCCCTTGGATTTGTGCCGGTATGACTGGCGGTGCTGTATATTTACGTCAAGATTCTTCCGTTGGTTTAACAAAGGAAAAGCTAACAAGCCGCCTTGCAAAAGGAGCAAAAGTAACAATTACTCATCTTTCGAAGAAGGGCTTAGAAGATGTTCATGATTTATTAACTTCATATGTTCAAGTGCTTAAAGATCATGAGCAATGGGAAGAAGTGATCTATATTGAATCACTTCTGCAGGAGCCTGAGAAGAACTTCCTGCAAGTGGTTCCTGTGAAAGAACAAGCAGATCCAGCAGTTTCGACGGAGTAA
- a CDS encoding ABC transporter ATP-binding protein, which produces MRLESVVLNVQDVSKSIGKTPIIHNVSFDLMRGEVLGLLGPNGSGKTTILKMLVGLLKPTAGTIRIDGADIQKAFEKAIKHIGAIIENPELYDYLSGYDNLVHFSHMSESSNHERIEEVIKLLRMEDYIHDKVRTYSLGMKQRLGLGQALLHQPSILLLDEPTNGLDPEGMMELRQLLVKLAKEQGVAVIISSHQLAEVELICDSILVIKNGSIIERSKLREDSASTVQSYTFRIINIHEATPIIEAMNLPNLTLVSDGFQVELSEKEVAKLNKRLINHDIDVVGIKKSEKTLEDRFLNTLKGRSK; this is translated from the coding sequence ATGAGATTGGAGTCAGTCGTACTTAACGTACAGGATGTCTCAAAAAGTATCGGAAAAACACCGATTATACATAATGTTTCGTTTGATTTAATGAGAGGAGAAGTTCTAGGTTTACTTGGACCGAATGGGTCTGGTAAAACAACGATATTAAAAATGTTAGTCGGATTACTTAAACCAACTGCTGGAACGATTAGAATAGATGGAGCAGATATTCAAAAAGCATTTGAAAAGGCAATAAAACATATTGGGGCTATAATCGAAAACCCAGAGTTATATGATTATTTATCAGGTTACGATAACTTAGTTCATTTCTCTCATATGTCTGAAAGTAGTAATCATGAACGAATTGAAGAAGTTATTAAGCTGTTAAGAATGGAAGATTACATACATGATAAAGTACGAACATACTCTCTTGGAATGAAACAACGATTAGGCCTAGGACAGGCATTACTTCATCAGCCTTCGATCTTATTGTTAGATGAACCAACAAACGGTTTAGATCCAGAAGGAATGATGGAGCTAAGGCAATTACTCGTGAAATTAGCAAAGGAACAAGGAGTAGCCGTTATTATATCCAGTCATCAGTTAGCAGAGGTCGAGTTGATTTGTGACAGTATTTTAGTGATTAAAAATGGGAGTATTATTGAGAGAAGCAAGCTTCGTGAAGACAGTGCGTCAACTGTACAATCCTATACCTTTAGAATAATAAACATACATGAAGCCACTCCTATTATTGAAGCGATGAATCTTCCAAACTTAACACTGGTTTCTGATGGCTTTCAGGTTGAGTTGAGTGAAAAGGAAGTAGCCAAGCTAAACAAACGTTTGATTAATCATGATATAGATGTAGTAGGAATAAAAAAGAGTGAAAAAACATTAGAAGATCGTTTTCTAAACACGCTGAAAGGAAGGTCGAAATGA
- a CDS encoding glutamate-1-semialdehyde 2,1-aminomutase translates to MNHTKSEQLHKEAIEHIVGGVNSPSRSYKAVGGGAPVVMERAKGAYFWDVDGNKYIDYLAAYGPIITGHAHPHITNAIKEAAENGVLYGTPTPHEVKFAKMLKEAMPYLEKVRFVNSGTEAVMTTIRVARAYTKRDKIIKFAGCYHGHSDLVLVAAGSGPSTLGTPDSAGVPKSIAQEVITVPFNDIEPFREALEKWGDQIAAVLVEPIVGNFGIVEPKEGFLEQVNEYAHAAGALVIYDEVITAFRFMYGGAQDLLGVQPDLTALGKIIGGGLPIGAYGGKKEIMEQVAPLGPAYQAGTMAGNPASILSGIACLEVLKQDGVYEHLDELGAILEEGILKHANTYNVPITINRLKGALTIYFTTEKIENYAQAEDTDGEMFARFFKLMLEQGINLAPSKYEAWFLTTAHTKEDIELTLQAVEKAFKQL, encoded by the coding sequence ATGAATCATACAAAATCAGAGCAATTACATAAAGAAGCAATTGAACATATCGTTGGTGGTGTGAATAGCCCATCTCGTTCATACAAGGCCGTTGGTGGCGGTGCTCCTGTCGTAATGGAACGTGCTAAAGGTGCTTACTTTTGGGATGTAGACGGAAATAAATATATTGATTACTTAGCTGCGTACGGTCCCATTATCACAGGCCATGCTCATCCCCATATTACGAATGCGATTAAGGAAGCAGCCGAGAACGGTGTCTTATACGGAACACCGACTCCGCATGAAGTTAAGTTTGCTAAAATGCTAAAAGAAGCGATGCCTTACCTTGAGAAGGTACGTTTCGTAAACTCTGGTACAGAGGCGGTCATGACAACAATTCGTGTAGCAAGGGCCTATACAAAGCGCGATAAAATCATTAAATTTGCAGGTTGTTATCACGGGCATTCTGACCTTGTACTCGTTGCTGCCGGTTCTGGACCTTCAACATTAGGAACTCCAGATTCAGCTGGTGTTCCTAAAAGTATAGCTCAGGAAGTCATTACTGTTCCTTTTAACGACATTGAACCATTTAGAGAAGCACTAGAAAAATGGGGCGATCAAATTGCCGCAGTATTAGTTGAACCGATTGTTGGTAACTTCGGTATCGTTGAGCCAAAAGAAGGGTTTCTCGAACAAGTAAATGAATATGCTCATGCTGCTGGAGCACTTGTCATTTATGATGAGGTTATTACAGCATTCCGTTTTATGTATGGAGGTGCACAGGATTTACTTGGTGTTCAGCCTGATTTAACAGCTCTTGGAAAAATTATTGGTGGTGGTCTACCAATTGGAGCATACGGTGGAAAGAAGGAAATCATGGAGCAGGTAGCACCGTTAGGACCAGCATACCAAGCAGGTACAATGGCAGGTAATCCCGCATCTATTTTGTCTGGAATTGCTTGCTTAGAAGTCTTAAAGCAAGATGGAGTGTACGAGCATTTAGATGAGCTTGGAGCAATACTTGAAGAGGGCATTTTAAAACACGCCAACACTTACAATGTCCCCATTACGATTAACCGTTTAAAAGGCGCATTAACCATTTACTTTACAACCGAAAAGATTGAAAACTATGCTCAAGCTGAAGATACAGATGGAGAAATGTTTGCAAGATTCTTTAAGCTAATGCTAGAGCAAGGTATTAATTTAGCTCCCTCTAAATACGAGGCTTGGTTCCTGACTACTGCCCATACAAAAGAGGATATTGAGCTTACTCTACAAGCAGTTGAAAAAGCATTCAAACAATTATAA